A stretch of Enterobacter cloacae complex sp. ECNIH7 DNA encodes these proteins:
- the cirA gene encoding catecholate siderophore receptor CirA: MFRLNPFVRGGLCASAMSLALPVIAAESGDTMVVTASATEQNLKDAPASISVITQEDLQRKPVQNLKDVLREVPGVQLTSEGDNRKGVSIRGLDSSYTLILIDGKRVNSRNAVFRHNDFDLNWVPVDAIERIEVVRGPMSSLYGSDALGGVVNIITKKIGQKWTGTLSADSTIQEHRDRGDTYNGQFYTSGPLVDGLLGLKAYGSLAKREKDGQQKSSTTASGETPRIEGFTSRDANVEFAWTPSENHDFTAGYGFDRQDRDSDSLDKNRLERQNYSLSHNGRWGVGNSELKVYGEKVDNKNPGNSNPITSESNAVDGKYVLPLGEINQLMTFGGEWRHDKLKDPVNLTGGSSSSTSTSQYALFLEDEWRIFEPLALTTGIRMDDHDTYGDHWSPRAYLVYNATDTVTVKGGWATAFKAPSLLQLSPDWVTGSCRGACEIVGNPDLKPETSESFEFGLYYSGEEGWLEGVQASVTTFQNNVDDRISISRTANAKQAQGYPNYVGLNADGEPIFRYYNVNKARIRGVETELKFPLADDWKLTLNYTYNDGRDISNGGNKPLSDLPFHTANGTVDWKATQDWSFYVQGNYTGEKRALTSSAPTPGGYVIWNTGAAWQATKSVKLRAGVQNLLDKDLSRDDYSYTEDGRRYFVGVDYKF; this comes from the coding sequence ATGTTTAGGTTGAATCCCTTCGTCAGGGGAGGACTTTGTGCGTCCGCAATGTCCCTGGCCCTGCCTGTTATCGCAGCGGAATCCGGCGACACAATGGTTGTAACGGCCTCCGCGACCGAGCAAAACCTGAAAGACGCGCCGGCAAGCATCAGCGTAATTACCCAGGAAGATTTGCAGCGCAAACCCGTTCAGAATCTGAAAGATGTGTTACGGGAGGTGCCGGGCGTTCAGCTCACGAGCGAAGGGGACAACCGTAAAGGGGTAAGTATTCGTGGACTGGACAGCAGCTATACGCTGATCCTGATCGACGGCAAGCGCGTTAACTCGCGTAACGCGGTATTCCGCCATAATGATTTCGACCTCAACTGGGTGCCGGTTGACGCCATCGAACGCATCGAAGTGGTGCGCGGACCGATGTCTTCTCTGTACGGTTCCGATGCGCTGGGCGGGGTGGTGAACATTATCACCAAAAAAATCGGCCAGAAATGGACGGGCACCCTGAGCGCCGATTCCACGATTCAGGAACACCGCGACCGTGGAGACACGTACAACGGCCAGTTCTATACCAGCGGTCCGCTGGTTGACGGCCTGCTGGGGCTGAAAGCCTACGGTAGCCTCGCGAAGCGTGAGAAAGACGGTCAGCAGAAGTCCTCCACCACGGCGAGCGGTGAAACGCCGCGCATTGAAGGCTTCACCAGCCGCGATGCGAATGTGGAGTTCGCCTGGACACCGTCTGAAAATCACGACTTTACGGCGGGCTACGGTTTCGACCGTCAGGATCGCGACTCGGATTCCCTCGACAAAAACCGCCTTGAGCGTCAGAACTACTCTCTCAGCCACAACGGTCGTTGGGGCGTCGGCAACAGCGAGCTGAAGGTTTACGGCGAAAAGGTGGATAACAAAAACCCCGGCAACAGCAATCCTATAACCTCCGAGAGCAACGCGGTGGACGGAAAATACGTGCTGCCGCTGGGCGAAATCAACCAGCTGATGACCTTCGGCGGCGAATGGCGTCACGATAAGCTGAAGGATCCTGTCAACCTGACGGGCGGTTCCAGCAGCAGTACGTCGACAAGCCAGTATGCCCTGTTCCTTGAAGATGAGTGGCGTATCTTTGAACCTCTGGCGCTGACCACCGGCATCCGTATGGATGACCATGATACCTACGGCGATCACTGGAGCCCGCGCGCCTATCTGGTTTACAACGCGACCGATACCGTAACGGTGAAAGGGGGCTGGGCCACCGCGTTTAAAGCGCCGTCGCTGCTCCAGCTTAGCCCGGACTGGGTCACCGGCTCGTGTCGCGGTGCCTGTGAGATAGTCGGTAACCCGGATCTGAAACCGGAAACCAGCGAGAGCTTCGAATTCGGACTGTACTATAGCGGGGAAGAGGGCTGGTTAGAGGGCGTGCAGGCCAGCGTCACCACCTTCCAGAATAACGTGGATGACCGCATCAGCATCAGCCGTACGGCCAATGCAAAACAGGCCCAGGGCTACCCTAACTACGTTGGACTGAATGCGGACGGAGAACCAATTTTCCGCTACTACAACGTTAACAAGGCGCGCATCCGCGGGGTGGAAACCGAGCTGAAATTCCCGCTGGCGGACGACTGGAAACTGACCCTTAACTATACCTATAACGACGGTCGTGATATCAGCAACGGCGGCAACAAGCCGTTGTCGGATCTGCCGTTCCACACCGCCAACGGTACCGTTGACTGGAAGGCAACGCAGGACTGGTCGTTCTACGTTCAGGGCAACTACACCGGTGAGAAACGCGCGCTGACCAGCAGTGCACCAACGCCGGGTGGCTATGTCATCTGGAATACCGGCGCCGCGTGGCAGGCGACGAAAAGCGTGAAGCTGCGTGCGGGCGTGCAGAACCTGCTGGATAAAGATCTGAGCCGCGACGATTACAGCTATACGGAAGACGGCCGTCGCTACTTTGTGGGCGTGGATTATAAGTTCTGA
- a CDS encoding amino acid permease produces the protein MVSEIKTTEAPTLRRELKARHLTMIAIGGSIGTGLFVASGATISAAGPGGALFSYILIGLMVYFLMTSLGELAAYMPVSGSFSTYGQKYVEEGFGFALGWNYWYNWAVTIAVDLVAAQLVMNWWFPDTPGWIWSALFLAVIFLLNYISVRGFGEAEYWFSLIKVATVIIFIVVGVAMIVGIFKGAEPAGWSNWAIGDAPFAGGLSAMIGVAMIVGFSFQGTELIGIAAGESENPEKNIPRAVRQVFWRILLFYVFAILIISLIIPYTDPSLLRNDVKDISVSPFTLVFQHAGLLSAAAVMNAVILTAVLSAGNSGMYASTRMLYTLACDGKAPRIFAKLSRGGVPRNALYATTVIAGLCFLTSMFGNQTVYLWLLNTSGMTGFIAWLGIAISHYRFRRGFVKQGHDVNSLPYRSGFFPLGPIFAFILCLIITLGQNYEAFLADTIDWGAVTATYIGIPLFLVIWFGYKLTKGTKFVRYSEMEFPERFKQ, from the coding sequence ATGGTTTCAGAAATTAAAACCACAGAAGCGCCCACGCTACGTCGTGAACTCAAGGCGCGTCACCTGACGATGATCGCCATTGGCGGCTCAATCGGTACAGGTCTTTTCGTTGCCTCTGGCGCAACGATTTCGGCAGCAGGCCCGGGGGGGGCGCTCTTCTCTTATATCCTGATTGGCTTGATGGTGTACTTCCTGATGACCAGTCTCGGCGAACTGGCCGCGTACATGCCGGTATCCGGTTCGTTCTCGACCTACGGTCAAAAATACGTTGAAGAAGGCTTCGGCTTCGCGCTGGGCTGGAACTACTGGTACAACTGGGCGGTCACCATCGCCGTTGACCTTGTCGCCGCACAGCTGGTGATGAACTGGTGGTTCCCGGATACGCCGGGCTGGATCTGGAGCGCCCTGTTCCTGGCCGTCATCTTCCTGCTGAACTACATCTCCGTGCGCGGTTTCGGCGAGGCGGAATACTGGTTCTCTTTGATCAAAGTGGCAACCGTCATCATCTTTATCGTCGTCGGTGTGGCGATGATCGTTGGTATTTTCAAAGGTGCAGAACCTGCGGGCTGGAGTAACTGGGCGATAGGCGATGCGCCGTTTGCCGGTGGCCTTTCGGCGATGATTGGCGTGGCGATGATTGTCGGCTTCTCCTTCCAGGGGACTGAGCTGATTGGTATCGCCGCCGGTGAGTCAGAGAACCCGGAGAAAAATATTCCGCGTGCGGTCCGTCAGGTATTCTGGCGTATCCTGCTGTTCTATGTGTTCGCGATCCTGATTATCAGCCTGATCATCCCGTACACCGATCCAAGCCTGCTGCGTAATGACGTAAAAGACATTAGCGTCAGCCCGTTCACGCTGGTCTTCCAGCACGCCGGTCTGCTTTCAGCTGCGGCAGTGATGAACGCCGTTATCCTGACCGCTGTGCTTTCAGCCGGTAACTCCGGGATGTACGCGTCCACCCGTATGCTCTACACGCTGGCATGCGACGGTAAAGCCCCGCGTATCTTCGCGAAGCTGTCCCGTGGCGGCGTACCGCGTAACGCGCTGTATGCCACAACGGTGATTGCCGGTCTGTGCTTCCTGACCTCTATGTTTGGCAACCAGACGGTGTACCTGTGGCTGCTTAACACGTCCGGGATGACGGGCTTTATTGCCTGGCTGGGGATTGCTATTAGCCACTACCGTTTCCGCCGCGGCTTCGTCAAGCAGGGTCACGATGTTAACTCGCTGCCGTATCGCTCCGGCTTCTTCCCGCTGGGTCCTATTTTCGCCTTCATTCTGTGCCTGATCATTACGCTGGGACAGAACTATGAAGCGTTCCTGGCGGACACCATTGACTGGGGCGCCGTGACGGCGACCTACATTGGTATTCCGCTTTTCCTCGTCATCTGGTTTGGCTACAAGCTGACGAAAGGAACAAAATTCGTTCGCTACAGTGAAATGGAATTCCCGGAACGATTTAAACAATAA
- the yieE gene encoding DNA-binding transcriptional regulator YeiE, giving the protein MHITLRQLEVFAEVLKSGSTTQASQMLALSQSAVSAALTDLEGQLGVQLFDRVGKRLVVNEHGRLLYPRALALLEQAIEIEQLFREDNGAIRVYASSTIGNYILPEVIARYRRDFPTLPLEMSVGNSQDVINAVIDFRVDIGLIEGPCHNVDIIAEPWLEDELVVFASPASSLLQGEVTLERLAQAQWILREQGSGTREIVDYLLLSHLPHFQLGMELGNSEAIKHAVRHGLGISCLSRRVIAEQLETGSLVEIPVPLPKLVRTLWCIHHRQKHLSSSLQRFLRYCAI; this is encoded by the coding sequence ATGCACATTACATTGCGTCAGCTGGAAGTGTTTGCCGAGGTGCTGAAAAGCGGCTCGACGACCCAGGCGTCACAAATGCTGGCGCTCTCGCAGTCTGCGGTCAGCGCGGCGTTGACCGATCTTGAAGGACAGCTGGGCGTGCAGCTGTTCGACAGGGTAGGGAAGCGTCTGGTAGTCAACGAGCACGGTCGTCTTCTTTATCCACGCGCGCTGGCGCTGCTGGAGCAGGCTATCGAAATCGAACAGCTGTTCCGCGAAGACAACGGCGCGATCCGCGTCTATGCCAGCAGCACCATTGGGAACTACATCCTGCCGGAAGTGATTGCCCGCTACCGCCGGGATTTCCCGACCCTGCCGCTGGAGATGAGCGTGGGCAATAGTCAGGACGTTATCAACGCGGTGATCGATTTCCGGGTGGATATCGGCCTCATCGAAGGGCCCTGCCATAACGTCGATATCATTGCCGAGCCCTGGCTGGAGGATGAGCTGGTGGTGTTTGCGTCCCCGGCCTCATCGTTATTGCAGGGCGAGGTGACGCTGGAGCGCCTGGCGCAGGCGCAGTGGATCCTGCGCGAGCAGGGCTCCGGCACGCGTGAAATTGTCGATTATCTGCTGCTTTCCCATCTGCCGCATTTCCAGCTAGGGATGGAGCTGGGGAACTCTGAGGCCATCAAGCACGCGGTGCGTCACGGCCTGGGGATCAGCTGTCTTTCCCGGCGCGTCATTGCCGAACAGCTTGAGACGGGGTCGCTGGTTGAAATCCCGGTTCCGTTGCCGAAACTGGTGCGCACGCTATGGTGCATCCATCATCGTCAGAAACACCTTTCCAGCTCTCTGCAGCGTTTTCTGCGCTACTGCGCCATTTAA
- a CDS encoding YeiH family protein, with product MSEITLQHHRTVWHFVPGLALSAAVTTVALWGGSIPAIAGAGFSALTLAILLGMVVGNTVYPHIWKSCDGGVIFAKQHLLRLGIILYGFRLTFSQIADVGVSGIAIDVLTLTSTFLLACFIGQKVFGLDKQTSWLIGAGSSICGAAAVLATEPVVKAEASKVTVAVATVVIFGTLAIFLYPAMYPLVAHWFSPETYGIYIGSTMHEVAQVVAAGHAINPEAENAAVIAKMLRVMMLAPFLIFLAARVKQLAPADSNQKSKITIPWFAILFIVVAIFNSFHLLPKSVVDMLVTLDTVLLAMAMAALGVTTHVSALKKAGAKPLLMALVLFIWLIVGGGAINLAVHSLMA from the coding sequence ATGTCAGAAATCACCCTACAACATCATCGTACAGTGTGGCACTTCGTGCCGGGCCTCGCGCTTAGCGCAGCAGTGACCACCGTAGCATTATGGGGCGGCAGCATCCCGGCTATCGCAGGCGCAGGTTTTAGCGCGTTGACGCTGGCTATTTTGCTGGGCATGGTCGTGGGAAATACCGTTTACCCACACATCTGGAAATCCTGCGACGGCGGCGTGATCTTTGCCAAACAGCACCTGCTGCGTCTCGGGATCATCCTTTACGGCTTCCGTCTCACCTTTTCGCAGATTGCGGACGTGGGCGTGAGCGGAATCGCTATCGACGTCCTGACCCTGACCAGCACCTTTTTGCTGGCCTGCTTTATCGGCCAGAAAGTCTTTGGCCTGGATAAGCAAACCAGCTGGCTGATCGGTGCCGGGAGCAGTATCTGTGGGGCCGCGGCGGTGCTGGCAACAGAGCCCGTCGTTAAAGCCGAAGCCAGCAAGGTAACCGTGGCGGTGGCAACGGTGGTGATCTTCGGTACGCTGGCGATCTTCCTCTACCCGGCCATGTATCCGCTGGTTGCCCACTGGTTTAGCCCGGAAACCTACGGCATCTATATCGGTTCGACCATGCACGAAGTGGCCCAGGTGGTGGCGGCAGGACATGCCATTAACCCTGAAGCCGAAAACGCGGCGGTGATTGCCAAAATGCTGCGCGTGATGATGCTGGCGCCGTTCCTGATTTTCCTTGCTGCGCGGGTTAAACAGCTTGCACCGGCGGACAGTAATCAGAAAAGTAAAATCACCATTCCATGGTTTGCGATCCTGTTTATCGTGGTCGCTATCTTTAACTCCTTCCACCTGCTGCCCAAATCGGTAGTGGATATGCTGGTGACGCTGGATACCGTACTGCTGGCGATGGCCATGGCGGCCCTGGGGGTGACTACACACGTCAGCGCGCTGAAAAAAGCCGGTGCGAAGCCGCTGCTGATGGCGCTGGTACTCTTCATCTGGCTGATTGTCGGCGGCGGCGCGATTAACCTCGCGGTCCATAGCCTGATGGCATAA
- the nfo gene encoding deoxyribonuclease IV: MKYVGAHVSAAGGLANAAIRAAEIEATAFALFTKNQRQWRAAPLTADVIDDFKAACEKYHYGPGQILPHDSYLINLGHPVEEALEKSREAFLDEVQRCEQLGLTLLNFHPGSHLMQIDEDACLARIAESINITLDKTKGVTAVIENTAGQGSNLGFRFEHLAAIIDGVEDKSRVGVCIDTCHAFAAGYDLRTTEATKNTFDEFERIVGFQYLRGMHLNDAKSAFGSRVDRHHSLGEGNIGHDAFRFIMQDARFDGIPMVLETINPDIWAEEIAWLKAQQTAEQAA, encoded by the coding sequence ATGAAATATGTTGGAGCGCACGTCAGCGCTGCAGGCGGCCTTGCGAATGCCGCCATTCGCGCCGCCGAAATCGAGGCGACCGCTTTCGCCCTGTTCACCAAAAACCAGCGCCAGTGGCGCGCCGCGCCGCTCACCGCTGACGTGATTGATGATTTTAAAGCCGCCTGTGAGAAGTATCACTATGGGCCAGGCCAGATCCTTCCCCACGACAGCTACCTGATCAACCTCGGTCACCCGGTTGAAGAGGCGCTGGAAAAATCCCGCGAGGCGTTTCTTGATGAAGTACAGCGCTGCGAACAGCTGGGGCTGACGCTGCTGAACTTCCATCCGGGCAGCCATCTGATGCAAATCGATGAAGATGCCTGCCTGGCTCGCATTGCCGAATCCATCAACATCACGCTGGACAAGACCAAAGGCGTCACCGCGGTAATAGAAAACACCGCCGGTCAGGGCAGCAACCTCGGCTTTAGGTTTGAACATCTGGCGGCGATCATCGACGGCGTGGAGGATAAATCCCGCGTTGGCGTATGCATTGATACCTGCCACGCGTTTGCCGCCGGATATGACCTGCGCACCACCGAAGCAACGAAAAACACGTTCGATGAGTTCGAGCGCATAGTGGGCTTTCAGTACCTGCGCGGAATGCACCTGAACGATGCGAAAAGCGCGTTCGGCAGCCGCGTTGACCGCCACCACAGCCTGGGCGAAGGCAACATCGGCCACGATGCGTTTCGGTTTATTATGCAGGACGCCCGCTTCGACGGTATTCCGATGGTGCTGGAAACCATCAATCCGGATATCTGGGCAGAAGAGATAGCCTGGCTGAAGGCACAGCAAACCGCTGAACAGGCGGCATAA
- the fruA gene encoding PTS fructose transporter subunit IIBC produces MKTLLIIDSGLGQARAYMAKTLLGAAANKAHLEIIDNPGDAELVIVLGDKIPADSALNGKKVWLGDINRAVAHPELFLSEAKGHASVYSAPVATAPAAATGPKRVVAVTACPTGVAHTFMAAEAIETEAKKRGWWVKVETRGSVGAGNAITPEEVAEADLVIVAADIEVDLAKFAGKPMYRTSTGLALKKTAQEFDKALVEAKPYQATGARQTATEGKKESAGAYRHLLTGVSYMLPMVVAGGLCIALSFAFGITAFKEQGTLAAALMQIGGGSAFALMVPVLAGFIAFSIADRPGLTPGLIGGMLAVSTGSGFIGGIIAGFLAGYVAKLISSKLKLPQSMEALKPILIIPLISSLVVGLAMIYLIGKPVAGILAGLTHWLQTMGTANAVLLGAILGGMMCTDMGGPVNKAAYAFGVGLLSTQTYAPMAAIMAAGMVPPLALGLATIIARRKFDKAQQEGGKAALVLGLCFITEGAIPFAARDPMRVLPCCIVGGAVTGAISMAIGAKLMAPHGGLFVLLIPGAITPVLGYLLAIVAGTLVAGLSYAVLKRPEAEVVAKAA; encoded by the coding sequence ATGAAAACGCTGCTGATCATTGACTCCGGTCTCGGACAGGCTCGCGCCTATATGGCGAAGACCTTGCTGGGAGCGGCGGCGAACAAAGCACATCTCGAGATCATTGATAACCCGGGCGATGCAGAACTGGTCATTGTCCTGGGCGATAAGATCCCGGCTGACAGTGCGCTGAACGGCAAAAAAGTGTGGCTGGGCGATATTAATCGCGCGGTGGCACATCCGGAACTGTTCCTGAGCGAAGCGAAAGGGCACGCGTCTGTCTACAGCGCGCCTGTCGCGACGGCACCGGCTGCGGCCACGGGTCCGAAACGCGTTGTTGCGGTGACGGCCTGCCCGACGGGCGTGGCTCACACCTTTATGGCGGCTGAAGCCATTGAAACCGAAGCGAAAAAACGCGGCTGGTGGGTAAAAGTTGAAACGCGCGGCTCCGTCGGCGCCGGCAACGCTATCACCCCTGAAGAAGTGGCTGAAGCCGATCTGGTTATCGTGGCGGCGGATATCGAAGTGGACCTGGCAAAATTTGCCGGTAAGCCAATGTACCGCACGTCTACCGGCCTGGCGCTGAAAAAGACCGCGCAGGAGTTTGATAAAGCGCTGGTGGAAGCGAAGCCGTATCAGGCAACCGGCGCGCGTCAAACCGCGACGGAAGGTAAGAAAGAGTCTGCAGGCGCCTATCGCCATCTGTTGACCGGTGTGTCTTACATGCTGCCGATGGTGGTTGCGGGTGGTCTGTGTATCGCCCTTTCGTTCGCATTTGGTATTACCGCGTTTAAAGAGCAAGGCACGCTGGCCGCTGCGTTAATGCAGATTGGCGGCGGCTCCGCGTTCGCATTGATGGTACCGGTACTGGCAGGCTTTATTGCCTTCTCCATTGCTGACCGTCCTGGCCTGACGCCGGGCCTTATCGGCGGTATGCTGGCCGTGAGCACCGGTTCTGGCTTTATCGGCGGTATTATCGCGGGCTTCCTGGCCGGTTACGTCGCGAAGCTCATCAGCTCGAAGCTCAAGCTGCCTCAGAGTATGGAAGCGCTGAAACCTATTCTGATTATCCCGCTGATTTCCAGCCTGGTGGTCGGTCTGGCGATGATTTACCTGATTGGTAAGCCGGTTGCGGGCATTCTGGCGGGTCTGACCCACTGGCTGCAAACCATGGGTACCGCGAACGCGGTTCTGCTGGGTGCAATCCTCGGCGGCATGATGTGTACCGACATGGGTGGTCCGGTGAACAAAGCGGCGTACGCCTTTGGTGTTGGCCTGCTGAGTACCCAGACCTACGCGCCAATGGCAGCCATCATGGCGGCAGGTATGGTGCCTCCTCTGGCGCTCGGCCTGGCGACGATTATTGCCCGTCGTAAGTTCGATAAAGCGCAGCAGGAAGGCGGCAAAGCGGCGCTGGTTCTGGGCTTGTGCTTCATTACCGAAGGGGCGATTCCATTCGCGGCTCGTGACCCAATGCGTGTACTGCCGTGCTGTATCGTGGGTGGTGCAGTGACCGGGGCAATCTCCATGGCGATTGGCGCGAAGCTGATGGCACCACACGGCGGTCTGTTTGTCCTGCTGATCCCGGGCGCGATCACGCCGGTACTCGGCTATCTGCTGGCCATCGTTGCCGGTACGCTGGTGGCGGGTCTGTCATACGCAGTACTGAAACGTCCGGAAGCGGAAGTTGTGGCGAAAGCAGCGTAA
- the fruK gene encoding 1-phosphofructokinase, producing MSRRVATITLNPAYDLVGFCPEIERGEVNLVRTTGLHAAGKGINVAKVLKDLGIDVTVGGFLGKDNQDGFQQLFSELGIANRFQIVQGRTRINVKLTEKDGEVTDLNFSGFEVTPSDWERFVNDSLTWLGQFDMVCVSGSLPSGVSPEAFTDWMTRLRSQCPCIIFDSSRDALVAGLKASPWLVKPNRRELEIWAGRKLPELKDVIDAAHALREQGIAHVVISLGAEGALWVNASGEWIAKPPSMEVVSTVGAGDSMVGGLIYGLLMRESSEHTLRLATAVAALAVSQSNVGITDRTQLAAMMARVDLKPFN from the coding sequence ATGAGCAGACGTGTTGCGACTATTACGCTGAACCCGGCTTATGACCTGGTAGGATTTTGCCCGGAAATTGAGCGCGGCGAAGTCAACCTCGTGCGTACCACTGGCCTGCATGCTGCGGGTAAAGGGATTAACGTCGCGAAAGTGCTCAAGGATCTCGGTATCGACGTCACCGTGGGTGGATTCCTCGGTAAAGATAACCAGGATGGTTTTCAGCAACTGTTCAGCGAGCTGGGCATTGCCAACCGTTTTCAGATTGTTCAGGGCCGTACCCGCATCAACGTCAAGCTGACGGAGAAAGACGGTGAAGTGACCGATCTGAACTTCTCTGGCTTCGAAGTGACGCCGTCTGACTGGGAGCGTTTTGTTAACGACTCTCTGACCTGGCTCGGTCAGTTTGACATGGTCTGCGTCAGCGGCAGCCTGCCGTCCGGCGTCAGCCCGGAAGCGTTTACCGACTGGATGACGCGCCTGCGCAGCCAGTGCCCGTGCATCATTTTTGACAGCAGCCGCGACGCGCTGGTTGCGGGTCTGAAAGCCTCTCCGTGGCTGGTGAAGCCGAATCGCCGCGAGCTGGAGATCTGGGCGGGTCGTAAGCTGCCAGAATTAAAAGATGTGATTGACGCTGCCCATGCGCTGCGCGAGCAGGGTATCGCTCACGTGGTGATCTCTCTTGGTGCAGAAGGCGCGCTGTGGGTTAACGCGTCTGGCGAATGGATCGCCAAACCGCCGTCAATGGAAGTTGTCAGCACCGTTGGCGCAGGGGATTCCATGGTTGGCGGCCTGATTTATGGTCTGCTGATGCGTGAATCCAGTGAACATACTTTACGTCTTGCCACCGCCGTTGCTGCCCTGGCCGTAAGCCAGAGCAATGTCGGCATTACCGATCGTACCCAGTTAGCCGCGATGATGGCGCGCGTTGACTTAAAACCTTTTAACTAA
- the fruB gene encoding fused PTS fructose transporter subunit IIA/HPr protein, whose amino-acid sequence MFQLSVQDIHPGAQAGDKEEAIRQVAAALVQAGNVADGYVNGMLAREQQTSTFLGNGIAIPHGTTDTRDQVLKTGVQVYQFPQGVLWGDGQVAYVAIGIAASSDEHLGLLRQLTHVLSDDDVAEQLKSATTAEKLRALLMGEKQSEALKLDNETLTLDVIASDLVTLQALNAGRLKEAGAADATFVTRVINDKPLNLGQGIWLNDSAEGNLRSAIAVSRAANAFDVEGERAAMLVTVAMNDDQPVSVLKRLGDLLLNNKAEKLLNADASTVLALLTSDDAPTEDVQTAEFVVRNEHGLHARPGTMLVNTIKQFESEITVANLDGTGKPANGRSLMKVVALGVKKGHRLRFTAQGADAEQALKAIGDAIAAGLGEGA is encoded by the coding sequence ATGTTCCAGTTATCTGTTCAGGATATCCACCCGGGCGCTCAGGCCGGGGATAAAGAAGAGGCTATTCGCCAGGTTGCCGCTGCGCTTGTGCAGGCGGGTAACGTCGCGGACGGCTATGTAAACGGCATGCTGGCCCGCGAGCAGCAGACCTCAACCTTCCTCGGCAATGGCATTGCCATTCCGCACGGTACAACCGACACCCGCGATCAGGTGCTGAAAACCGGCGTTCAGGTTTATCAATTCCCGCAGGGCGTGCTCTGGGGCGACGGTCAGGTGGCGTATGTGGCTATCGGTATCGCGGCCAGCAGCGACGAACACTTAGGCCTGCTGCGTCAGCTGACGCATGTCCTGAGCGATGACGACGTGGCTGAGCAGCTCAAGTCCGCTACCACAGCTGAAAAGCTGCGCGCCCTGCTGATGGGCGAAAAACAGAGCGAAGCGCTGAAACTGGATAATGAAACGCTGACGCTGGACGTGATTGCCTCCGATCTGGTCACGCTGCAGGCGCTGAACGCGGGTCGTCTGAAAGAAGCCGGCGCGGCGGATGCCACGTTTGTGACGCGCGTAATTAACGATAAGCCGTTGAACCTGGGTCAGGGTATCTGGCTGAACGACAGTGCTGAAGGCAACCTGCGCAGCGCTATCGCCGTGAGCCGCGCGGCCAATGCGTTTGACGTGGAAGGCGAGCGTGCGGCCATGCTGGTGACCGTGGCGATGAACGACGATCAGCCGGTTTCCGTGCTGAAGCGTCTGGGCGATCTGCTGCTGAACAACAAAGCTGAAAAACTGCTGAACGCTGATGCCTCCACCGTGCTGGCACTTCTTACCAGTGATGATGCGCCGACTGAAGACGTGCAGACAGCTGAGTTCGTGGTACGCAACGAGCACGGCCTGCATGCCCGTCCGGGCACCATGCTGGTGAATACCATTAAACAATTCGAGAGTGAGATTACCGTGGCGAATCTTGACGGCACGGGCAAACCGGCCAACGGCCGTAGTCTGATGAAAGTGGTCGCGCTGGGCGTGAAGAAAGGTCACCGTCTGCGTTTCACCGCGCAGGGGGCTGATGCTGAACAGGCGCTGAAAGCGATTGGCGACGCCATCGCGGCGGGTCTGGGGGAGGGCGCATAA